Proteins encoded in a region of the Dendropsophus ebraccatus isolate aDenEbr1 chromosome 11, aDenEbr1.pat, whole genome shotgun sequence genome:
- the TTC3 gene encoding E3 ubiquitin-protein ligase TTC3 isoform X2 — protein sequence MEQPCCLPAAGASPHCRYWEELMGEQVTAEPVRVSRKMVRIKKGHYRFCEALFLLGETERAVSSNKKAQEVCKCCPDGIRDLIQQNGKFIKDMEAAAGMKVKKSSKKKRTGEKKIAAQFTPVVESKDAKEAPSKPEDVPDKESATECNTENKEHSAENLTAPQPKKEKSKGKGSEWEKLKLLNPIPETQKMPSPPPSQVDLATVQDSVKSLVREAYEALNDQRCRNAEGIFSKLLGILEQSDLKSLHLTKLDYVVLQYGHAIALLGIGQCVELGKAENQLKGIIQNHSKERFNCLAFYGIGNVYLRQNRFSDALNQYIKSKTMVNHKMVPGVLTWPTSSVVIEESRPEKLQVLLDNCIEECKFPPKPDAICRYEQCLSLPKAQIYFSDPDFKGFIRMVCCQLCRVEFHVCCWKKMKATLYSDKNDKDFLKYTCLTPDCKGFISHIVIFDSMAQVKCEFEDKTLKKREPQKPTTKHKVTSNKSNKIKHEIKSERKKVIEEECVGNSDDGKKQPQEAGLSEAVVTNGYRARWDPLLAQVVKKEGLIKRGCPACIPSFWVSVCVWRIISQEELDRTSTAQSSSKMKSFLTYLYKLNDRVKTRIFLYLLLLQDELITINLRDWLHIVNNKGLEAAVEFRDRNRERLKNIKPETVVNLWNETYGKNINYIMADCSSLNLFDVLNSMRIEGFRCFLWLLEENKHIAAEYGLEKELDKYFQEMDIPQCQEPKKSFEHYTNNSMNLKTKHKKKKRNQPVKPMYKLSGAVSTRSQDEDIFTEENTLSLLDTNEPFLVPEFLQSDVDEFEALYGIGMRMRLFGPLYQELEPIRETLYEYFSQILDEHGPLKIDDERLIREYKDFPEETHRMVEDYGGLKNFLLQSYEFTIVEDMIALSPHYDFPFRQQGEKYQLNPTAEEFKPSFTTLVYNKSDAYCASSPDYMSSDSSSTECHKLPVIYNNLDLNYQKFPEPFNSRHCNTLTSSQFDLIENDSFEHPILDEDLDKVHSSISSRSVSSAEEDEEEEDDDTVPEQSSELSQEQSYEEESDRSNYPVPSMNKIWPKHIQTAIVSVQVDTEYSYHEVNTEPYQPFETQQGDILRMEKEHIVLRDQLQEATDKYNNLQSRYQEEIAVLEEQIRNTTESNKIAKTELVWLRQEYENETKKWQQERKENQEKLKSLKNNIKTVTEGNERFSKGIEEMKKQYEVYIEDFAKIHCTKFESEKAKLEKHITKREADKEEAVQRAVVAEVMILENTKQAELLKLRLKASNAEQSIKMLKPMASSNPATLDQIITMESCLSKLRKEMEKLQSEFDEKITTMKKNVKLSPAAVNLQTTPALTNSSLASAAPVTSNPSPSPSNPSNPVPVKSPGKKTVVSKKAQQKVTNKPPTPSVSNSHKPKTPTPSPAKVPGASGPDPRAHGQLETKPSPSAKPTLFDKIIEELHDIFPHYKSAELAGFIKDFRVRNNGTLSGLSHEEIICRVTEHILDCQAKSPPPAAPQNTTGLNASNFGSGIAQPSPPQPKQPWRVVTGGAKNKWQNSDDLESFGEDPCIICHDELKQFPVHKLDCGHYFHKHCIKTWLHTQSTCPTCREHALLPEDFPVLAGRMRTA from the exons gaatctgccactgaatgtaaCACAGAAAATAAAGAACATTCAGCTGAAAACCTGACTG CTCCACAACCCAAGAAAGAAAAATCCAAAGGAAAGGGCAGCGAATGGGAGAAATTAAA GCTTTTAAATCCAATTCCAGAGACCCAAAAGATGCCATCTCCTCCCCCTTCACAG GTTGATTTAGCTACAGTCCAAGACTCGGTCAAGTCCCTTGTACGGGAAGCCTATGAAGCACTGAATGACCAGCGATGTCGCAATGCAGAAGGAATATTTTCTAAACTCCTGGGCATTCTGGAACAATCTGACCTCAAG AGTTTGCATCTGACAAAGCTGGACTATGTAGTACTTCAGTATGGCCATGCGATTGCATTGCTTGGTATTGGACAATGTGTG GAGTTGGGGAAAGCAGAAAACCAACTTAAGGGGATTATACAGAATCACTCCAAGGAGAGGTTTAACTGCCTGGCTTTCTATGGAATTGGCAATGTGTACTTAAGGCAAAATcg cttttctGATGCGTTAAATCAGTATATTAAGTCAAAGACCATGGTGAATCATAAGATGGTTCCTGGGGTTTTAACTTGGCCAACTTCATCTGTTGTCATTGAAGAATCTAGGCCTGAAAAATTACAG GTTCTCCTTGATAACTGCATTGAAGAGTGCAAGTTTCCACCTAAACCGGATGCTATATGTCGCTATGAGCAGTGCTTAAGCTTGCCTAAAGCTCAAATATATTTTTCAGACCCTGATTTTAAG GGCTTTATACGCATGGTGTGCTGCCAGCTCTGTAGAGTTGAATTTCATGTTTGCTGTTGGAAAAAAATGAAGGCCACGTTGTATTCTGATAAAAATGACAAG GATTTCCTGAAGTATACGTGTCTCACCCCAGACTGCAAAGGGTTCATCTCCCATATTGTAATATTCGACTCTATGGCACAGGTGAAATGTGAG tttgAAGATAAAACCTTGAAGAAAAGAGAACCACAGAAGCCAACAACAAAACATAAAGTCACCAG CAACAAAAGCAATAAAATCAAACATGAAATTAAGTCTGAGCGCAAGAAGGTTATAGAAGAGGAGTGTGTAGGAAATTCTGATGATGGTAAAAAGCAGCCCCAAGAAGCAGGCCTATCGGAAGCAGTCG TGACTAATGGCTACCGGGCCAGGTGGGATCCTTTGTTGGCACAAGTAGTAAAGAAGGAGGGGCTGATAAAACGTGGATGTCCAGCGTGCATTCCAAGTTTTTGGGTCTCTGTATGTGTATGGAGGATTATAAGTCAGGAGGAGCTGGACAGGACTAGCACTGCACAGTCCAGTAGTAAAATGAAGAGTTTTCTAACCTATCTGTACAAGTTAAATGATAGGGTGAAAACCAGAATATTCCTTTATTTACTGCTGCTGCAGGATGAACTTATAACTATTAATCTGCGCGACTGGCttcatatagtaaataataaag GTTTGGAAGCAGCCGTAGAATTCAGAGATCGTAATAGAGAACGACTGAAAAACATTAAGCCAGAGACTGTAGTAAATCTGTGGAATGAAACCTATGGGAAGAACATAAACTATATCATGGCAGACTGTTCCTCTTTGAATCTGTTTGACGTGCTAAATAGTATGAGAATAGAAGGATTTCGATGTTTCTTATGGCTTCTTGAAGAAAACAAGCATATCGCAGCAGAGTACGGGCTAGAAAAGGAATTGGATAAATATTTTCAAGAGATGG ATATACCACAGTGTCAAGAACCTAAGAAATCCTTTGAACATTACACT AATAATTCTATGAATCTAAAAACTAAACACAAGAAAAAGAAACGGAATCAACCAGTaaag CCGATGTACAAGCTGTCTGGAGCGGTCAGCACGAGATCACAGGATGAGGATATTTTTACTGAAGAAAATACCTT AAGCCTTTTGGACACAAATGAACCCTTTTTGGTTCCCGAGTTCTTGCAGAGTGATGTAGACGAGTTTGAAGCTCTTTATGGGATAGGGATGAGGATGAGATTATTTGGACCTCTTTACCAGGAGTTGGAGCCCATCAGGGAAACTCTCTATGA GTACTTCTCTCAGATTTTAGATGAACACGGTCCCTTGAAAATAGATGATGAGCGTTTGATAAGAGAATATAAAGATTTTCCAGAAGAAACGCACAGGATGGTGGAAGATTACGGGGGTCTTAAGAATTTCCTGCTTCAGTCCTACGAGTTCACCATTGTGGAAGACATGATTGCGCTGTCTCCTCACTATGATTTTCCATTTAGACAACAAGGAGAAAAATATCAGCTAAATCCGACTGCAGAGGAGTTCAAGCCTTCCTTTACTACCCTTGTATATAATAAATCAGACGCGTATTGTGCTTCCAGCCCTGATTATATGTCTTCTGACTCCAGTTCCACCGAATGTCACAAGCTCCCTGTCATTTATAACAACTTGGATCTAAATTATCAGAAATTTCCTGAGCCATTTAACAGCCGTCACTGTAATACTTTAACCAGTTCACAGTTTGACCTGATAGAGAATGACTCTTTTGAACATCCCATCCTAGATGAGGATTTGGATAAAGTACATAGCTCAATTAGCAGTAGGTCTGTATCTAGCGCagaggaagatgaggaggaagaggatgacgATACAGTTCCTGAACAAAGTAGTGAATTAAGCCAAGAGCAATCATATGAAGAAGAATCAGACCGCAGCAACTATCCAGTCCCATCTATGAATAAAATATGGCCTAAACATATCCAGACTGCTATAGTATCAGTGCAG GTGGACACAGAATATTCTTATCATGAAGTTAATACTGAACCCTACCAACCCTTTGAGACACAGCAG GGGGATATTTTGCGTATGGAAAAAGAACATATAGTACTAAGGGACCAGCTTCAGGAGGCTACCGACAAGTACAATAATCTGCAGAGTCGCTACCAGGAAGAAATAGCAGTCCTGGAAGAGCAGATAAGAAACACTACAGAAAGCAATAAG ATTGCAAAGACAGAACTGGTTTGGCTTCGGCAGGAATATGAGAATGAGACCAAGAAATGGCAGCAGGAAAGGAAGGAAAATCAGGAAAAGTTGAAGTCTCTCAAGAATAACATAAAAACTGTAACTGAAGGGAATGAGAG ATTTTCAAAAGGTATAGAAGAGATGAAGAAGCAGTATGAAGTCTATATAGAGGATTTTGCaaagataca TTGCACCAAATTTGAAAGCGAAAAAGCGAAGTTGGAAAAACACATTACTAAGCGGGAGGCGGACAAAGAAGAAGCTGTACAGAGGGCTGTTGTGGCCGAG GTTATGATTTTGGAAAACACAAAGCAAGCTGAATTATTAAAACTCCGTCTGAAAGCCTCTAATGCGGAACAGAGCATCAAAATGTTAAAACCAATGGCCAGCAG TAATCCAGCCACTTTAGACCAGATCATTACCATGGAGTCTTGTCTGTCCAAACTAAGGAAAGAAATGGAAAAGTTGCAG TCTGAATTTGATGAAAAAATTACCACtatgaaaaaaaatgtcaagttaAGTCCTGCAGCAGTGAATCTGCAAACTACTCCT GCGTTAACAAATTCTTCTTTAGCGAGTGCAGCCCCTGTAACCAGTAACCCCAGTCCATCACCCAGCAATCCGTCTAATCCAGTTCCTGTCAAATCTCCTGGAAAGAAAACTGTTGTCAGTAAGAAAGCCCAACAAAAAGTCACCAACAAGCCTCCAACACCCTCTGTGTCTAATAGTCACAAACCCAAGACCCCAACTCCTTCCCCAGCAAAGGTTCCTGGGGCATCAGGTCCTGATCCAAGGGCACATGGGCAGCTAGAAACCAAACCATCTCCATctgctaaaccaacattatttgATAAGATCATTGAGGAACTTCATGATATATTTCCTCATTATAAAAG CGCTGAACTGGCTGGTTTTATAAAGGATTTCCGTGTCCGAAATAATGGGACTTTGTCCGGCTTGTCACATGAGGAAATTATTTGTAGGGTGACAGAACATATACTTGACTGCCAGGCTAAGAGCCCCCCACCCGCAGCCCCCCAG AACACAACTGGACTGAATGCTTCTAATTTTGGATCTGGTATTGCCCAGCCCTCTCCACCCCAGCCAAAGCAGCCATGGAGGGTGGTCACCGGAGGGGCCAAAAACAAGTGGCAGAACTCTGATGACTTAGAG TCTTTTGGTGAAGACCCCTGTATAATCTGTCATGATGAGCTGAAACAGTTCCCTGTACACAAGTTGGACTGCGGTCACTACTTCCATAAGCAT TGTATCAAGACCTGGCTCCATACTCAAAGCACTTGTCCAACCTGCCGTGAACACGCTCTATTACCAGAAGATTTCCCTGTCCTTGCAGGAAGGATGAGAACCGCATAG